Proteins found in one Clostridium kluyveri DSM 555 genomic segment:
- a CDS encoding DUF3892 domain-containing protein, which translates to MEYGIIKVEYENYNCTKGDAHITKVRVCEVTGEDKFSDNFQDQPIEEVIENIKKGDKYITLVSTGYKTWKRGAEIILKEFITTRPDIDRGSDLESLPLIPYDIWEL; encoded by the coding sequence ATGGAATATGGAATTATTAAAGTAGAATATGAAAATTATAATTGTACTAAAGGTGATGCACATATCACAAAAGTTAGAGTTTGTGAAGTAACGGGAGAAGATAAATTTAGTGATAACTTCCAGGATCAACCGATAGAAGAAGTTATAGAAAATATTAAAAAGGGTGATAAATATATAACATTAGTAAGCACTGGTTATAAGACCTGGAAAAGAGGAGCAGAAATTATATTAAAAGAATTTATAACTACAAGACCTGATATTGATCGAGGAAGTGATCTGGAAAGTTTACCATTAATTCCCTATGATATATGGGAATTATAA
- a CDS encoding ECF transporter S component, translating into MERQIRTRLKFNVKQITVIGMLSGISIMLGLTGLGFIPIPPVKATIMHVPVIIGAILEGPLVGAMVGLIFGIFSIIQSITAPTPVSFAFINPLVSVLPRILIGLASYYLYKAISNKNRKVIPMGIAAAVGSMVNTVGVLGMMYLIYLEPYAKALNISLGAAKKGILAVAFTNGIPEMILSVIITVSVITAVNKIRHN; encoded by the coding sequence ATGGAGAGACAAATAAGAACAAGATTAAAATTTAATGTTAAGCAGATTACAGTAATTGGTATGCTGTCTGGAATTTCTATTATGCTTGGGTTAACTGGATTAGGATTTATACCTATTCCGCCAGTTAAAGCTACTATAATGCATGTTCCTGTAATAATAGGAGCTATTTTGGAGGGTCCTTTAGTAGGGGCCATGGTTGGACTTATTTTTGGTATATTTAGTATAATTCAGTCTATAACGGCACCCACGCCAGTTTCTTTTGCTTTTATAAATCCATTGGTATCAGTTTTACCAAGGATATTAATAGGACTAGCATCTTATTATTTATACAAGGCTATCAGCAATAAAAATAGAAAAGTCATACCTATGGGAATAGCTGCAGCGGTTGGCTCCATGGTAAATACTGTAGGGGTTTTAGGAATGATGTACCTTATATATTTAGAACCTTATGCAAAGGCTTTAAATATAAGTTTAGGTGCTGCAAAGAAAGGTATATTGGCGGTGGCCTTTACTAATGGTATACCAGAGATGATTTTATCTGTAATTATTACGGTATCTGTTATTACTGCAGTAAATAAAATTAGACATAATTAA
- a CDS encoding EAL domain-containing protein produces the protein MKVGVNMDYRVSDMLNISELKDFMESIYNMTGVACVIEDIQGEIINMVSEYSIFNNLESNDCHLNILNQINRGKKVAIHKCNNGLVYVGIPIFMIKKHVGTIFLSPIFFRESHRESFKRWLNFNDSHKQECLVNIEKIPVIGWRKLKKIIKFFCSSSLILGKIGDKIIKDLDKNEMLNQSYRKLSNVYKRLSIAQNELRSQYYEIEKIAYYDQLTGLPNWNFFGIEVENRIKENPDEGFSIFQIDLDNFKNVNDIFGYEYGDKLLREIGNTLNSLHMGMVSRSSGNEFLILKDKCESVESLNNTAQYILNTISGLWNLDGNEILISVSIGITVYPKHGDKFTTLIRNTDIALNKTKLLGKNSYKLFEKSMYDEILKKAEMEKELRRAVQNNELILYYQPQVDLKTRKAVSFEALIRWKNPKLGWVMPLDFISLAEETGLIVPIGEWVLKTACMQNKVWKNKGYPYDFISINVSPIQLKDKNFLSIVKKILKETQLESQHLEIEITESVMMESLEGNLKVINELKGMGIRVALDDFGSGYSSLNYLKSIPINTLKIDKTFIDGICKDSYKDIITEEIIKLAHRMELEVVAEGVEGEEQIQSLRGKNCNKIQGYYFGKPMPSEHIETLFKKQSAI, from the coding sequence ATGAAAGTTGGTGTTAATATGGATTATAGAGTTTCAGATATGCTAAATATATCTGAACTTAAAGATTTCATGGAAAGTATCTATAATATGACAGGAGTAGCATGTGTTATTGAAGACATTCAAGGAGAAATAATAAATATGGTTTCCGAGTATAGTATATTTAATAACTTAGAAAGCAATGATTGTCATTTGAATATACTCAATCAAATTAATAGGGGAAAAAAGGTGGCAATTCATAAATGCAATAATGGATTGGTTTATGTAGGTATACCTATATTTATGATAAAAAAACATGTTGGAACTATATTTCTAAGTCCGATATTTTTTAGAGAAAGTCATAGAGAATCCTTTAAAAGATGGCTAAATTTCAATGATTCTCATAAACAAGAGTGCTTAGTGAACATAGAAAAAATACCTGTTATAGGGTGGAGAAAATTAAAAAAGATTATTAAATTTTTTTGCAGTTCTTCTTTAATATTAGGCAAAATAGGAGATAAAATTATTAAAGATTTAGATAAAAATGAAATGTTAAATCAAAGTTACAGAAAGCTTTCAAATGTATATAAACGGTTGAGTATAGCACAAAATGAATTAAGATCTCAATATTATGAAATTGAAAAGATAGCCTATTATGATCAGTTAACAGGACTACCAAATTGGAATTTTTTTGGTATAGAGGTTGAGAATAGAATTAAAGAGAATCCTGATGAAGGGTTCTCCATATTTCAAATAGATTTGGATAATTTTAAAAATGTAAATGATATATTTGGGTATGAATATGGAGATAAATTACTAAGAGAAATAGGAAATACTTTAAATTCATTACATATGGGAATGGTTTCAAGATCTTCTGGAAATGAATTCTTGATTTTAAAGGATAAATGTGAAAGTGTAGAGAGTTTAAATAATACAGCTCAGTATATTTTAAATACCATAAGTGGACTTTGGAATTTAGATGGAAATGAAATATTGATATCAGTTAGTATAGGTATAACAGTCTATCCCAAGCATGGAGATAAGTTTACTACATTGATTAGAAATACAGATATAGCTTTAAATAAAACCAAACTGCTGGGAAAAAATTCATATAAACTATTTGAAAAATCCATGTATGATGAAATTTTAAAAAAGGCAGAAATGGAAAAAGAGTTAAGAAGAGCGGTACAGAATAATGAACTTATTTTATACTACCAGCCCCAGGTAGATTTAAAGACTAGAAAGGCCGTAAGTTTTGAAGCTTTAATCAGATGGAAAAATCCAAAGTTGGGATGGGTTATGCCTTTAGATTTTATAAGTCTGGCGGAAGAAACAGGACTTATAGTACCTATAGGAGAATGGGTTCTTAAGACTGCTTGTATGCAAAATAAAGTGTGGAAGAATAAGGGATATCCCTATGATTTTATATCCATAAATGTTTCCCCCATACAATTGAAAGATAAAAATTTTCTAAGTATAGTAAAAAAGATTCTAAAAGAAACTCAGTTGGAGTCACAACATCTGGAAATAGAGATAACTGAAAGTGTTATGATGGAATCCCTTGAGGGAAATTTAAAAGTTATAAATGAACTTAAAGGTATGGGCATAAGGGTAGCATTGGATGATTTTGGAAGCGGATATTCTTCTTTAAACTATTTGAAGAGTATTCCCATAAATACTCTTAAGATTGATAAAACTTTTATAGATGGAATATGTAAAGATTCTTATAAAGATATTATAACAGAAGAAATAATAAAGCTAGCCCATAGGATGGAACTGGAAGTAGTAGCAGAAGGGGTGGAGGGAGAGGAACAAATACAATCCTTGAGGGGAAAAAATTGTAATAAAATTCAAGGATATTACTTTGGAAAACCTATGCCTTCAGAACATATAGAAACTTTATTTAAAAAACAATCTGCAATATGA
- a CDS encoding ABC transporter ATP-binding protein yields the protein MKKRDASAKKKAGLSRLMELAGAKKKKLIFACFLSVLSSAARMVPFFTIYEVIKELLVYYTLPSSMNIETIYKMVFITFGAALIYGICAFSSSVLAHGSAYDIIYELRVQIINKLGRIPSGFFTGTTQGAIKKVISDDVEQIEVFVGHHVIDIAAAIATPLFTLIYLFIIDWRLAFVTLIPIFVSLFLLSSGLKNPKGAQTQKDMHDTKEKMEGTIVEYIHGMPVIKIFNRTLSAFHQFEENISAYVNTVEHTAYHFASRMGAYYAFFGAQLLFLLPVGLVISITASSYMDFLPILLMFFLIGGGLKEPMENMMNMVIHSGKITEGVARIDGILNQPELENTGNRNPSTYDIVFEHVSFSYNKNVQAIKDISFVVKEGTINGLVGPSGGGKSTLAQLLLRFYEPQQGSVKIGGVDIRDISPEKLTDIISYVFQDSFLFRGTIENNIRMGNEKADFKEVEKAAKNANIHDVIMSLPQGYSTVVGEKDVYLSGGEKQRIAIARVFLKDTPIVILDEATAYADAENESKIQQAFARLAENKTILIIAHRIKSIEKGNKILVLDKGGLKGFGDHKELLEQCHVYCHMVDANERRHCWTMRKGVI from the coding sequence ATGAAAAAAAGAGATGCTTCTGCCAAGAAGAAAGCAGGTTTATCCCGTTTGATGGAGCTTGCAGGTGCTAAAAAGAAAAAATTAATATTTGCATGCTTTTTGTCGGTGTTATCATCTGCAGCACGAATGGTTCCTTTTTTTACTATTTACGAGGTGATAAAAGAACTTTTAGTTTACTATACATTACCTTCTAGTATGAATATAGAAACAATTTACAAAATGGTTTTTATTACTTTTGGAGCAGCACTGATATATGGAATTTGTGCTTTTTCATCCTCAGTACTGGCTCATGGCTCTGCCTATGATATTATATATGAACTAAGGGTACAGATTATAAATAAACTTGGACGTATTCCATCTGGTTTTTTTACTGGAACTACACAGGGAGCTATTAAAAAAGTCATTTCCGATGATGTAGAGCAGATTGAAGTGTTTGTTGGCCACCATGTTATAGATATTGCTGCTGCAATAGCCACACCTTTGTTTACACTAATCTACCTATTCATTATAGATTGGCGGCTGGCCTTTGTAACACTAATACCTATTTTTGTATCTCTATTTCTATTGAGCAGTGGCTTAAAAAACCCAAAAGGAGCACAAACACAAAAGGATATGCATGATACTAAGGAGAAAATGGAAGGAACTATTGTAGAGTATATACATGGAATGCCTGTTATTAAAATTTTCAACCGTACCCTTAGTGCTTTTCATCAATTTGAGGAAAATATATCTGCATATGTGAATACTGTGGAGCATACTGCCTATCATTTTGCTTCTCGAATGGGTGCATACTATGCTTTTTTCGGGGCACAACTTTTGTTTCTGCTGCCCGTAGGACTGGTGATTTCTATCACTGCCTCATCTTATATGGATTTTCTTCCCATACTTTTAATGTTCTTTCTTATAGGAGGGGGATTGAAAGAACCTATGGAAAATATGATGAATATGGTAATTCACAGTGGAAAAATTACAGAAGGTGTGGCACGTATTGATGGAATCTTAAATCAGCCGGAGCTTGAGAATACTGGAAATAGAAATCCCTCTACATATGATATTGTTTTTGAGCATGTTTCTTTTTCCTATAATAAGAATGTACAAGCAATTAAGGATATAAGTTTTGTGGTGAAGGAAGGAACTATCAATGGACTGGTGGGTCCATCTGGCGGTGGAAAATCTACTCTAGCACAACTTTTATTGCGATTTTATGAACCACAGCAGGGCAGTGTAAAAATAGGTGGAGTGGATATCCGTGATATTTCACCGGAAAAGCTGACGGACATCATATCCTATGTGTTTCAGGATTCCTTTCTCTTTCGCGGTACTATTGAGAATAATATCCGTATGGGTAATGAAAAAGCTGACTTTAAGGAAGTGGAAAAGGCTGCAAAGAATGCTAATATCCATGATGTAATTATGTCCCTGCCTCAAGGTTATAGCACTGTTGTGGGAGAGAAAGATGTTTATCTTTCAGGGGGAGAAAAACAGCGTATTGCTATTGCGAGGGTATTTTTAAAGGATACTCCTATTGTAATTTTAGATGAAGCTACTGCTTATGCTGACGCTGAAAATGAAAGTAAAATTCAACAGGCCTTTGCCCGTCTTGCTGAAAATAAAACAATACTGATAATTGCTCACCGTATTAAATCCATTGAAAAGGGAAACAAAATTTTGGTGCTTGATAAAGGTGGATTAAAAGGCTTTGGAGATCATAAAGAACTTTTAGAACAGTGTCATGTATATTGCCATATGGTAGATGCAAATGAACGTCGTCATTGTTGGACTATGAGGAAAGGAGTGATTTGA
- a CDS encoding TetR/AcrR family transcriptional regulator, which translates to MSPKIFDIQERENVKIQMLEAGFLLVKEYGMTHASVEKVTKAVGLGKSTFYNFFHSKEMFICEIIKYQRDRAKQFFTDILGDRDRMSMSEGKEFLKKIIFSENSIYKYLTMEDIDKLKAALPPEYVIDFNAEKKVMDGLFGHMEGVREDIDYKVVANLIKIMALSMMGKEELHQDALERTLEQMYNLLFSCIFKENTN; encoded by the coding sequence ATGTCGCCTAAAATATTTGATATTCAGGAAAGAGAAAATGTAAAAATTCAGATGCTGGAAGCCGGATTTTTATTGGTAAAAGAATATGGCATGACCCATGCTTCTGTAGAAAAAGTTACTAAAGCCGTAGGTTTGGGGAAAAGTACTTTTTATAATTTTTTTCATTCTAAAGAGATGTTTATATGTGAAATTATAAAGTACCAAAGAGACAGGGCAAAACAGTTTTTCACGGATATATTAGGAGATAGGGACAGAATGAGTATGTCAGAGGGCAAAGAATTTCTGAAAAAAATTATATTTAGTGAAAATAGTATTTATAAATATCTCACCATGGAGGACATTGATAAATTAAAAGCAGCACTTCCACCTGAATATGTAATAGACTTTAATGCTGAAAAAAAGGTCATGGATGGTTTGTTTGGACACATGGAGGGAGTTAGGGAAGATATAGATTACAAAGTGGTAGCTAATCTTATTAAAATTATGGCACTTTCAATGATGGGAAAGGAAGAACTTCATCAAGATGCCCTGGAAAGGACTTTGGAGCAAATGTATAATCTGTTATTCTCCTGTATCTTTAAAGAGAATACAAACTAG
- a CDS encoding polysaccharide deacetylase family protein: MKIKHFLLTTICILYMVIYYTSPVKALSKDLFCAEDITTLYPNKVIYLTFDDGPSSTVTGKILDILKEQNVKASFFIIGYKIEGREDLLKRMYNEGHSIGLHTYTHKCGVIYSSENSFLDEMIKTENEVKKVLGFSPKIIRFPTGSKNHLTASLLEKLHTNEYKIYDWNLSLSDGINYRTSVDKLYNEATRKCVNPNKVFLLAHCDGTNGNTCRALPKIIKYYKDCGYEFKAITENTPEYYFRISK; the protein is encoded by the coding sequence ATGAAGATTAAACATTTTTTATTAACTACAATATGCATTTTATATATGGTAATATATTATACTTCTCCTGTAAAAGCCCTTTCAAAAGACTTATTCTGTGCAGAAGATATAACCACTCTTTACCCTAATAAAGTAATTTATCTTACCTTTGATGATGGCCCAAGCAGCACAGTTACAGGTAAAATATTAGATATTTTAAAGGAACAAAATGTAAAAGCCTCTTTTTTTATAATAGGTTATAAAATTGAAGGTAGAGAAGATTTGTTAAAAAGAATGTATAATGAAGGTCACAGTATAGGTCTGCATACATACACCCATAAATGTGGTGTAATATATTCCAGTGAAAATTCTTTTTTAGATGAGATGATAAAAACTGAAAATGAAGTAAAAAAGGTTTTAGGATTTTCTCCTAAAATAATACGTTTTCCCACGGGAAGCAAAAATCATCTTACCGCTTCTCTTCTAGAAAAATTACACACTAATGAATACAAAATATACGATTGGAATCTTTCTTTGTCAGATGGTATAAACTATAGAACATCAGTTGATAAACTCTATAATGAAGCTACAAGAAAATGTGTCAATCCGAATAAAGTATTTCTGCTGGCACACTGTGATGGTACTAATGGAAATACCTGCAGAGCACTTCCTAAAATCATCAAATACTATAAAGATTGTGGTTATGAATTTAAGGCAATTACAGAAAATACTCCAGAATACTATTTTAGAATATCAAAATAG
- a CDS encoding alpha/beta-type small acid-soluble spore protein, whose amino-acid sequence MAGRRNKVLVPEAKASIDRFKIESAKEVGVNLKEGYNGDITSREAGSVGGQMVKKMVEAYEHDLK is encoded by the coding sequence ATGGCAGGTAGAAGAAACAAAGTATTAGTTCCAGAAGCGAAAGCATCTATAGATAGATTTAAAATAGAATCGGCAAAAGAAGTAGGAGTAAACTTAAAAGAGGGCTATAATGGAGATATCACATCTAGAGAAGCAGGTTCCGTAGGAGGACAGATGGTAAAAAAGATGGTAGAGGCTTATGAGCATGACTTAAAGTAA
- a CDS encoding ABC transporter ATP-binding protein yields MILAVYLLLIPVVHSSEMLPLNRLWILCGVLLAQTIVYGFIRRRTYIKICVGFAQTTKKARISMGEHLRTLSMGFFSKRDAGDLSTVLLRDYTEMENLASGLIPQVSVILVRLIISIIVLSAFDWRMVLAVILTIPMSLPFAIISYKRIGKISDKLLKAQQEAASRILEYVGGIQTLKAFNQAGEHFRILKETFLNQSKHSKRMELAAAPIGMIGRFVLNCGIGIVMLCGVWLLTGGDMSPFYYIVFLLLSLNIYEPIMTVFAFIADYARTNGSAQRIYILNNEKPLLEPKNSLPISDTEIIFKDVSFSYGDKEVLHNISFSIPPKGLTALVGPSGSGKSTIVKLVARFWDVDKGEIIIGDVPVTKIKNDDLLSKISMVFQDVYLFNDTIESNIRMGNSSAAMDEVVEVAKKAACHQFISALPQGYNTLVGEGGSTLSGGEKQRISIARALLKNAPIVLLDEATASLDPENEILIQQAISALVENKTVIVIAHRLQSIRNAQQIIVLDNGGIREKGSHDTLLKKGGMYAHLWEEQSRAGSWRLMDSIVN; encoded by the coding sequence ATGATTCTTGCCGTCTATCTTCTCTTAATTCCAGTGGTTCATTCTTCAGAGATGCTTCCGTTAAACCGACTTTGGATTTTGTGTGGTGTACTTTTGGCTCAAACTATTGTGTATGGTTTTATAAGAAGGCGTACTTATATTAAAATCTGTGTAGGATTTGCACAAACTACAAAAAAAGCTCGTATTTCCATGGGAGAGCATTTAAGAACATTATCTATGGGGTTTTTTAGTAAACGAGATGCAGGTGATTTATCTACGGTGCTGCTTAGAGATTATACAGAGATGGAAAATTTGGCTTCTGGTCTTATTCCTCAAGTTTCTGTTATTCTGGTACGGCTTATTATTTCTATTATTGTACTATCGGCTTTTGACTGGCGTATGGTGCTTGCAGTAATTTTAACAATTCCCATGTCACTTCCCTTTGCTATCATCAGTTACAAGCGTATAGGAAAAATAAGTGATAAGCTTTTGAAAGCTCAGCAGGAGGCTGCCTCCCGTATACTTGAGTATGTAGGAGGTATTCAAACCCTGAAGGCTTTCAATCAGGCAGGAGAACATTTCCGTATTTTGAAAGAAACTTTCCTCAACCAGAGTAAGCACTCTAAACGTATGGAATTGGCTGCGGCACCTATTGGTATGATTGGAAGATTTGTTCTTAATTGCGGCATAGGTATAGTAATGTTGTGCGGAGTATGGCTTTTAACAGGCGGAGACATGTCTCCTTTTTACTATATTGTATTTTTACTCCTTTCTTTAAATATTTACGAACCCATTATGACAGTATTTGCTTTTATTGCGGATTATGCCAGAACTAATGGCTCTGCTCAGCGCATATATATTCTGAACAATGAAAAGCCTTTGCTAGAGCCTAAAAATAGTCTCCCTATATCAGATACAGAAATTATATTTAAAGATGTTTCTTTTAGTTATGGTGATAAGGAAGTATTGCATAATATTTCTTTCTCCATTCCACCAAAAGGTTTGACAGCTCTAGTAGGTCCCTCGGGTTCAGGAAAATCCACCATAGTAAAGCTTGTAGCACGATTTTGGGATGTGGATAAAGGGGAAATTATTATTGGAGATGTACCGGTAACTAAAATAAAAAATGACGATCTGCTTTCTAAAATAAGTATGGTATTTCAAGATGTATATCTATTTAATGATACCATTGAGTCCAATATACGTATGGGTAACTCCAGTGCAGCCATGGATGAGGTCGTAGAGGTGGCAAAAAAAGCAGCATGCCATCAGTTTATATCAGCATTGCCACAGGGTTATAATACTTTGGTAGGAGAAGGTGGCTCTACTTTATCTGGCGGGGAAAAACAGAGAATTTCCATTGCCAGAGCTTTGCTTAAAAATGCACCTATTGTTCTTTTAGATGAAGCCACAGCCTCCCTTGATCCGGAAAATGAGATACTTATACAGCAGGCTATCAGTGCGCTTGTAGAAAATAAAACGGTGATAGTCATTGCCCATAGGCTCCAGTCAATCAGAAATGCACAGCAAATTATTGTACTTGATAATGGAGGGATTAGAGAAAAGGGAAGTCATGATACACTGCTAAAGAAAGGCGGCATGTATGCCCATCTTTGGGAAGAACAAAGCAGGGCGGGAAGCTGGAGATTGATGGATAGTATTGTGAATTAA
- a CDS encoding P1 family peptidase codes for MKSILFNSIEGIKVGNAQNLNGPTGCTVIICEEGASAGVDVRGGSPGTRETDLLNPVNLVDKIHAVILAGGSAFGLDASSGVMQYLEEKNIGFDVTVTKVPIVCGAVLFDLAIGDFTIRPDKIMGYEACINSELNLCENGNIGAGAGATIGKIKGSEYSMKGGLGSFAIQVGNLKVGALVAVNCLGDVIDSKTGNIIAGALNEDKKSFANTENIMLETYYEKKNLFNRNTTIGVVVNNGKFTKSEMNKIASMAHNGYARAMRPAHSIFDGDTIFSMATGKVEADLSVVGFLSAQVMETAIINAIKSSESVLGYKSYKNI; via the coding sequence ATGAAAAGTATTTTGTTTAATAGTATAGAAGGAATTAAAGTAGGAAATGCACAAAATTTAAATGGGCCTACAGGGTGTACTGTGATTATATGTGAAGAGGGAGCATCAGCTGGAGTTGATGTAAGAGGGGGTTCTCCAGGTACCAGAGAAACAGATCTTTTGAATCCGGTAAATTTGGTAGATAAAATTCATGCAGTAATCCTTGCAGGGGGAAGTGCTTTTGGGTTAGATGCATCAAGTGGTGTAATGCAGTATTTAGAAGAGAAAAATATAGGATTTGATGTAACCGTTACAAAAGTACCCATAGTTTGTGGAGCGGTTTTATTTGATCTTGCCATAGGAGATTTTACTATAAGACCAGATAAAATTATGGGATATGAAGCCTGCATAAATTCTGAATTAAACTTATGTGAAAATGGTAATATTGGAGCCGGGGCTGGAGCAACTATAGGCAAAATAAAAGGAAGTGAATATTCAATGAAGGGAGGGCTCGGTTCTTTTGCAATTCAAGTAGGGAATCTGAAAGTTGGAGCTTTAGTAGCTGTAAATTGTCTTGGAGATGTGATAGATAGTAAAACTGGAAATATAATAGCAGGGGCTTTAAATGAAGATAAAAAATCTTTTGCAAATACAGAAAATATAATGCTTGAAACATATTATGAGAAGAAAAATTTATTTAATAGAAATACTACTATTGGAGTTGTTGTGAATAACGGAAAATTTACAAAATCAGAAATGAATAAAATTGCCTCCATGGCGCATAATGGCTATGCTAGAGCTATGAGACCTGCTCATTCTATCTTTGATGGAGATACTATTTTTTCTATGGCTACAGGAAAAGTAGAAGCAGATTTGAGTGTGGTGGGCTTTTTATCTGCACAAGTTATGGAAACAGCCATTATAAATGCTATAAAAAGTTCTGAATCTGTCTTAGGCTATAAAAGTTATAAGAATATCTAA
- the rpsA gene encoding 30S ribosomal protein S1, with protein sequence MINNDQTNSVDGIINETDMESVWSKLENEFKNEDIFEVVIKELVKGGLIADLHGLRAFIPASHISVKYTDDLKEFIGKTLKVKLIQLDKSKNKIVLSGKEVEKLELEEMSKKLWSTISKGDKIEGRVSRITNFGVFVDLGGVEGLVHISELSWKKIKDPSEVVSVGDKLKVYVLNLNQDRNRISLSIKRTLNSPWENIGKKYKSNDIVDGIVSKVINIGAFIEIEPGIEGLVHISEISQEHITTPEEVLRVGDKVKVKILNIDEKASRISLSIKEAQDKFSPNFKEYKEYLDKDSDKITLGDLFKDKLKDMKFN encoded by the coding sequence ATGATAAATAATGATCAGACAAATTCAGTAGATGGAATAATAAATGAAACTGATATGGAGTCTGTATGGAGCAAACTTGAAAATGAATTTAAGAATGAAGATATTTTTGAAGTGGTTATAAAAGAATTAGTTAAAGGAGGACTTATAGCAGATTTACATGGGCTTAGGGCTTTTATACCTGCTTCTCATATTTCGGTAAAGTATACAGATGACCTTAAAGAATTTATTGGTAAAACTTTAAAGGTAAAGTTGATACAATTAGATAAAAGTAAAAACAAAATTGTATTGTCAGGAAAAGAAGTTGAAAAACTAGAACTTGAAGAAATGTCAAAAAAATTATGGAGTACTATATCAAAAGGAGACAAGATAGAAGGCAGGGTAAGCAGAATAACAAATTTTGGGGTTTTTGTAGATTTAGGTGGTGTAGAAGGACTTGTCCATATATCTGAATTGTCATGGAAAAAAATAAAAGATCCTTCAGAAGTGGTATCTGTGGGAGATAAATTGAAAGTTTATGTATTAAACTTGAACCAAGATAGGAATAGAATTTCTCTCTCCATAAAGAGAACATTAAATAGTCCCTGGGAGAACATAGGCAAAAAGTATAAATCAAATGATATAGTGGATGGAATAGTAAGTAAAGTTATAAATATAGGTGCTTTTATAGAAATTGAACCTGGGATTGAAGGCTTGGTTCACATATCTGAGATATCGCAAGAACATATTACCACACCCGAAGAAGTTCTAAGAGTGGGGGATAAGGTAAAAGTAAAAATACTTAATATAGATGAAAAAGCCAGTAGGATATCATTGAGTATAAAAGAAGCTCAGGATAAATTTTCTCCAAATTTTAAGGAGTATAAAGAATATTTAGATAAAGATAGTGATAAAATTACATTAGGAGATCTATTTAAGGATAAACTAAAAGATATGAAATTTAATTAA